TCCAATTGTTTGATTAATGCAATGGGGATGAAAAATAGTGGCTTAACGATTCTCTAATATTTTAAACGGGAAACGAAGAAACTAAATTCACAATTGATACATTTGATTGGTCAAAACTCCTTTGAAGAGGTTGCTTGAGGTAACCTCCAGAGCTCTTTAGCCTACACAGAAAATGGAAGAAATAGAGAGTGTGGCCTGTACTCGAGGTTTATAAAATGAAGAATGATTCAATTTCCATGCCTCATAGCCTCAGTAGTGTTCTGCTGCCACATCATTTCAGAAACTAAACAGCATTAGATTCAGTTTTTCATTCAATCATATATTGTTGCATAAATATTGCATCGTGACAGTCTTGGTAATGACCAGATTGTCTATGTTTTGTTGATTAACATTAAGTTTTATTATTGTCGTGGACTATTTATTTATACACTTGCCATTGTGGTAGCATTGCAGTttgattactggactagtaatggaGAAATCTGGGCTAATTATCTGGaaacatgagttcaaatctcacaaTGACAGCAGAGGAGTTTAAATTCACTTAATTAAAATAAATCTGGACTAGAAACTAATATCCATAATGATGACCATAGAACTATTGGGTTGTCGCACAAACCCACCTGGTTTACTGATGCCCTGATCTCACAATATGGTTTGTACTGTAAGGGTTAACATAAGTGGTATGGCACTGCTAAATCACGaccctgaggacccaggttcgatcccggtcccgggtcactgtccaagtggagtttgcacattctccccgtgtctgagtgggtctcacccccacaactcaaagatgtgtagggtagatggtttggctacgctaaattgccccttaattggatttttttttaaaagcttaacTAGAATGATGTAGATGGTGATGTATCACTGACGTCAATCATCCATGTATTAGACTCTTTAGAGAGCAAGAGTGAGAGATTGGAACACACCATGCCTGGAGTTAATATGCCTGCTCTGTAATCTGTTTTGATGTAGTACTAATAAACCTGATTCAAGCAAGTGCCAGAGTATGACCACAATCTGTCTACGAGGTACATATCAGTAACCAATAACCACACCAAGACTCCAAAGATCACAGGGACCATCCAAAACATGGTacacttaactgccttctgaaatggtcaAATAAGCCACTCAGTTGAATTCGAGGGCTATTAGGGATTGGCCATAATATGCTCAccatgcctgcatactgcaaatgaaTTTATGCACTACATAAAAATATACATCACTGTCAGAAACTAGACGTGCTATGGAAAAGCCTTGGAAGACGTCTACAAGAATGATTCCTACCTTAAAGATTTTTTCTACTCTGATAGGCTTAAGGGGCTGAGTTTATTTACTTTTTCAGCAGTGTAGATTTTGAGGCAATCTAAATGAGACGTTAATATTATGAAAAGATGAGATGACTCTCTATTTAATAGATTAGGGAGATTCTTACCCCCCAAAAATGGACAAGTATGGTTTAGCTGGTGGGGCAGTTAAAGTCTGAGAATTCTTTTAGCTGACTCCATCCCACCCATATCTGTCTTTCTGAGGTTGAAAAGCTGGCCGTTGACCAACCCTCTATAAGGAGACAGGAAAATGAAGCTGCAAGTCTCATAGTCATTCTACTTTTGGAATTTGACTGCTGTTGTCTGGGTTTCCTGAATGTCCGGCTGATGCTTTCATTGAAGCGTTGATTTGTTAGATCCAGGAAGTGAATGCTTTTGCACATACCTCCTAGATCCAGATGCCTCCATGATCGGGCACCCACCCTGGAACAGCTTTCGCTCAGACCTTTGATCCAAACATCAAGCCTCTGTGCCATTCTCACCTCCACCGTCTCACATCAGACCTCAAATCACCCTGCTCGCCTCTTAAGCTCATCCAATCAAAAGGTTTCTGGCCTTTTGATCCCCCACTATGAGGCTTCCAGCCTTCCTCCTCCTCAGACACTCAATGTCCCCCTCCGTCTCCAGCTGGGGTCTGCATCCTACCTGATCCACTTGCCACCATCTTCCCACCAGCGTGAACTGAATCCCCCACCTGCCTCCCAATCCTGAACTACAGACTCTCCACGACTTTCTGGTCAATCTTCTGCCTGCAGGCCAGGTAAGTAAACATGTTGCCCCATTAATCCCCTTTAACAGATCGAGGAGCAGCAGTGGACATGAGTGTAAACAACATAAAGGTAGGAATAGACTGGATATTAGGGAGTTCTTCTTTTCCTAGAGAGTAGTGAGCCTCTGGAATGCATTGCTGGTGGATGTGGTGGTTGCTGACTCCCTGTACACCTTCAAGAGTCAGATGGATCAACTCTTGACTGGGGTAATGATCGCTTCAAATCATGGGTAAATGCCTTCTGGAGAACAGATggttcgtagaatccctacagtgcaaaaggaggctatcggatccacaccaaccctccaaaagtgcaCTCTACAtggacccacttccccaccctatccccgtaatcccgcgtattgatcgtggccaatccggctaatctgcacgtctttgggccgtgggaggaaaccggagcacccagaggaaacccacgcaggcacagggagaacgtctgTGCACaaacagtcacacaaggccagaacCGAACtctggtccctgacactgtgaggaagcagtgctaaccattgtgccaccgtgctgcccatccaaatGATCTCCTGGACCAGTTTTGATTGCCTGAGGAAGTAGGAGAGAAATTTCCCGGATTATTTTCCCCTTTATTGGCCCCGGTGTTTTCTGTTATTTGTTTTCTCCCAGGGCATTACATGTGGAGGGGTAAGAACCGTCTAGTTAGGATGTGTAGAGCAGGTTGTTTGGACGAGTTGGTCTTTATCTGGCCATCAATTTTGTATGTTGGTCACTTTTTCTGCTGGTGCTAAAATGGAAGTGCCACAAACAAACTCAAGTGCTCTCTCTTATGTTTCCTGTAATGATAAATTTCATTTCAAATAAAGTGGCACATTATGGTTTCTGGATCATAATAGTACCACTTCACTATGATCAATTCTTGTAATCTGCTCCTAGGAAAGGGTTAAAAAGACAAATTGTATACGGTAACATTATACAAGTCAGAACTAGTTCCTATTGTGGTCTGATGATTATAACTAAAGGAATATTGCATGTGACAGCAGGAATGTACCCAGATACTGCATACAGCTAGACTGCTAGTTGTCTTTGGATTGAAATCTTTCCCACATTCACTAAAGGGACTCAATGAAGGATCTTCTAAAGGAGTGCATTGAATCAGTTAACGTGCATTACAAACTAGTTCAACTTTCATGATAAAACTGCAAAAGACTAGAGTAGAGGTTTTCAATCCAGAGTGTCTGGCTCTTACGGACGCAAGGTCATCAAATTTCTGCTGTGTGATCCTATTTCTGTACTTTCTGACGTACTAGCATGTTCGTTTTGTTGTTGTTTACCAATGAGAACACCGATATCCTTTTAAGAAACTGGTGGTCCTGCGAAAGTCCGAGCATGCGTTCCCAGGAGTGATTTCCCAGTACAGTAAACTCTTGGCGGCACTGAATCTGACATAAGAAAATGATAAATCAACTGAATTTCTTTAAAAGGCAGTCATCTTCGAGTTATACTGGCTGTTTGAGCTTTGTGCATTTCGGACAGTTATCAATTAACTTCAACGGACAGAAGATTAACTGCAAATATGTCTCTGAATGTTTTGCATCAGCTCCTGTTGTGAGATGCTCATTGGTGGGAGTACAAACTTGCAAAGTGATTACTCCTAGTGCTTCGTTAACAGAGGAAGTTATTTTCtcaaataaaaaaaacaaaaaatgctgaaaatactcagcaggtctggcagcacctgtggagatagaaagagttaatatttcaggtttgTGACCTGAAAATTGCCCTAAATGTCATTAAACACCTGCAATGTTAATTGAAATAACAGTTTACTATTCATTGTCGAGCGTAATTTCTTCATAATTCTATAAAAAGAACCAGAATAATTGCACGCTTATTTAGAGACCACTTTAACTAAAATATAATGGCAGCAGTTACTCATTTCTTTTTCCCTTTTCTCTTCTCCCAGATTCATGTTGGCTAAAGGACTGAAGCGCAAGCTTAGTGATTACGAAGAAAATATGGCTGGTGTTCCTGGTGCCTTTGATTCCAACCCAGGGCTGCCGTATACTTTGCAGAGACAGTTAGTACTCAATATGTGCCTCATCAAATTGCAAAGCTGTAGGATGCTGGTAGAACCAAACTTGCATCGTTCTGTTCTCATAGCGAATACTGTGCGGCAGATCCAAGAGGAAATGAGACAAGAAAGCAGCCATGAAGGATCTAATATTTGCAATGGAACAAGTCCAATTCCAGACACATTCGCAGCATCTCAGGCAGGTATTGAATTAACTGGAACACCATCATCTGTTCAAAATAACTCTCTCGATCTGAATAGTTCTTCAGAATTTTCAGAAAGTCAGATTGAGAATTCTTTAGTGGTGGTTTCAGATGACGACATGTCATCTGCCATTTCATCAATCCTCAAGGACTTGGATTTTATGGAGGATATTAGCCCATCTCCTTGTCCAATATCTGCAGGCGAGGGTGACATTAGTACAGACATATCTTTGGGAGACAGGCCACACGAAATTAAGCCTGCAGAAACTGTGTTTGGATCGTTTGAAATCACAAATTCAACGAGTTACCTAACAGACCTTGCTTTTGATGACATATTTGAAGACATTGACACATCCATGTATGACTCCGATCTGTGCTTACTTCCATTGACACCTGCTAGATCAGCACCAGCTATTGTGGATGAAGTTTCAAAGCCCTTTCAGTTATGCAACTCTACATCTGTGAATGCCATTCAGATCTGCAGAGTAGATTTGAGTGACCTGGACCATATCATGGAGATTCTTGTCGGCTCCTAATTCAGCACTGGGTGCTCCAGCATTTTGGATGCTTGTCTTCCTGTTTATTTGAAACCACTTTATCTGTACCGTTAATGATTGGAACCGCCACTGTATAGCATCTTATAAATCTTGGAAGAATTTAAACAGTGTAATTTTCAACTTTTTAAAGGTTATAAACAAAAGACTACAGAAAGCAAGCAGATAATTACCACGTGAATCATGGCAAGGGAACTCTTTGCTAGTAATGACAACTTCTGGCTTGAGATCCCGAAATGTGACCTTAACCActaaagttattttttttaatggGATAAGCTTGCTTTTAAGAAAGTAAAGGACTGCTGCCGAACACTGAACATTAACTTAATCAACTAAAACATTCATAGAGACTAAACGGTATCTTGTGCTTCTGTTCATCTTTTGATAGTTACGGTTTGTTTCAGCATCCGTGTGGGAGGAACTAATTTTCCGGAGGACACTTCGATGAGTGGTTTTATTCTATTGACTGAAGCACATGGTGTGTTTTATTTCCTTGCAGAATGTTTTTATATGGTATTCTTGTACCAACAAAGGCACCTTTATCAAAAGGTTACAATGTTTTATATTACATTTAAACTATTTATTTTTTTAGAATTTTATACTCTAAATCTCTATGTTTGTTGTTTGTCTCGTTTGGTCTTTTAGTTCCAGTCTGACACTTTGCTGTTGGATTTGACTTACACTACCTCTCCCAAGATCTAACAATaaagcattgttttttttaaaagaatgtgcTGTACGTGAGAAGATCCAGCTTCTGTTTTTTTAATTTAGGAAAAACGTTCATGGGGGAGTGGAATTTAATTTATCCAGAGCAAAGAGAgtattttttttcttgttaaatGTGAAGCTGTTGAGATAGATTTAAATATTTATAACGTAGACTAGTTTTATTCCAATTCTGTTTTGTAACTCCTCAGTCATCTGACAACGTATTGACTCATCATTGACTTGTTTATTTTGGGGTTTATTTTGAAATGAGTATTTATGTTAGACAAAATTATGCACATTCAAGAACTACATAATTCAGCTGTGTCAGAAGATTTCTTGTTTAGCTATTTAGTACTGTGACTGTAGATATTCTGACATCTGACCTGTAAACAAATGTATTGCCTTTTTATTTCAACTTATTTCCTGTGAGATTATCTGTCCAACTGCCCTAAACCATTCTGTTGATGAAAGACTACTACAAGGGAATGCATATGATGGTGGGACTGAGGAAATGCACATGAAAGCCTAACACAGATATCATTTGGTTTGGGAGCTCTTTAACAACATGTGGCAATTGTAATTATTTGGGTGGACCAGTTTTTGCAATTTGTACACTGAGATAGACACTCCAATGTAGTGTGAGACCAGCAACTATCACGAGAATTGAATGATGAGATGAAAATTTTTAACTTCAATGTTGCATCTTTCTTGCTTGAATTTATAGCTCTTTATGTTCTGAAATAATAATGTGAACTGATAAACTCATGAGTGGTCTTATTGTTGAATTCTGGAACTCATGGTGAGCGGAGAGATTATGTTTCATGATTGTGTAAAAACAACATTGAATTACATCATAAGATTTATGCTGATATCAGTATGTTCTGCAAATGTTGTCTCTTTCCTCCATTACACTGATACGTTGCGTTGCGTTTAGAAATGACACCAGCAACATGGAGGAGCTCCCCGGTCATTATAAAAACCTGTATTGTGAGCATATTTTTCAATATTCTACCTAGCTCCTAGCACCACAAAAACCCTACAGATTTAACCACATAATCTAATCTGACAGTTCACTCCAATACGGAGAGAGAGCTGAATTCTTGGGAGTTGCCAAATTTTCAGGTAAGATACTAAACTTCTGCCTTCTCTGGGATATTGCAGATTGAGTAAGATCAGAGCGTTCTGGTCTGGCCAACATTCCCCTATCGACCAGTACCAACGAAAGTGGATTATCTAGTAATTTAGCAATTGTGAGGCCTACTATGCTTAATTGGCTGTTACATTTGCTTATATAACAGTGGCTGCACTTCATAAAGTAATTcattgcaaagcactttgggatatcaagctatataaatgtaaatttgttctttctttctcactctctggccTTCTGCTCCGTTCATTAACTAGCGTAGCTTTTTAGCATGTAAAAACTTCTATGTTGTTCTTCAAAGAAGAGCAAGAGAATTCTCCTGATTTCCCGACTAGCATTTATCCTTCAATCCATAGCAGAGAATCATATGGTCACAgctgtaggaggccatttggccctttgtgtcTCTGCTGACtcactgcaagagcaactcagctaacCCCAGTTCGTTACCCTTCCCCTAAAGTCCTACAgtattttctcttcagataattatccaatttcctTCCAATAGCCAAGGCAGAATCTCCTTCCATCTTGCccacaggcattgcattccagaacctaaccacgtGCTGGGTTTAAAAAAACGTTTTTCCTTAAGTTGCATatttgttcttttgccaatcaccttaacttGGTGTCCCCTGGCCCTTGATTCTTTCACCTTTCAGAACAGTTTCTATCTACTAGCGTCTCATGATTTTAATTATCTCTGTCAAATTTGTTCTCGACATTCTCCAAGAAGAACAGCCCTAGCTTTTCCAATCTAGCCACGTAACTGAAGTCCATACCTGGGTCCCCGGAACTTGTTTTCCTAACTTTTTCTGGGCCATCACTGATGACTTTACACCGTTCTTACAGTATTATATAacctttttttattgtcacaagtaggcttacattaacactgcaatgaaattaccatgaaaatcccctagttgccacactccagtgcctgttcgggtacacagagggagaatttagtatgtccaattcacctaacagcatgtctttcaggacttgtgggaggaaaatggagcgcccggaggaaacccacgcagacactgggagaacgtgcagactccgcacagacagtgagccagcggggaatcgaacctgggaccctggagctgtgaagcaatagagctaaccactgtgctaccgcgtatGGTCTCCAGAATACTCTAGTTGAGACTGAaccggtgttttaaaaaaaattgtcatAACTGCCTTGCTTTTGTTCTCTCTGCCTatttaacacagtggttagcactgttgattcacagcgccagggacctgggttcaattaccggcttgggtcactgtctgtgcagagtctgcatgttctcccagtgtctgcgtgttcctccaggtgctccagtttcctcccactagtcccaaaagatgtgtttgttaggtgaattggacattctgaattcttcctcagtgtacctgaacaggcaacggaatgtggcgactagggatttttcaccgtaacttcattgcagtgttaatgtaaacctaattgtgacacttataaagatgattattattacttATAAACCCCAGGGTGCTAATTAACCATTTTCTCAACTTTTCCTGTCATCTTCTGTGATTTGTGCCCATATACCCCCAGGTGTCTCAGGTCCTGTGCCCCATTTAGAATTgtttcctttattttatattgctatcctcattcttcctaccaaaatttatcacttcacacttctttgCATTAAACTCAGCTGTTAATTGTCTATCCATTCCACCAGCCTATGTGTTCTTGATGTCCATCACTTCTCTTCACAGTTCACAGTACTTTTTATTGTTTGCAAATTTTGAAATGCACCCTCTATATGTAAGCCTagatcattaatatagatcaagaaaaaCAGTGATTCTAGTACTAACCCCTGGGAACCCCATTCCATGCCTACACCTGGTTTGAAAAAGAACCATACATCATtaatctgtttcctgtcactcagcaaaatttatatccatgctgccactgtcccttttTATTCCTTGGCTTTAACTTGCTGACAAACctgatgccttttggaagtccatgtacaccacatcaattgcattACCCTCATCCAGCCTCTGTTTCATCTCAGTAAAACAACTCCAGCCAATTAATTAAGCAAAATGTTCCTTTAACAAATTCATGCTGCTTTCTctaattaatccacatttgtccCAGTCGCTATTGACTTTGTTCCAGATTATCGTTTCTAAAAGCTTTCCTACCGTCAAggctaaactgactggtctgtaattgttaAGCTTGTCCTTGTTGTCTTCTTTGAACAAGATTTTAAATTCTCCAATACTCTGGCGCCAGCCCTGTATTGTAGGAACATTGGAACATTATGGCCAGTGTCTTTCCAATTTCCATCCTTACTTCATTTGGTATCCTTGCATGCATCCCACCCGGTCCTGGGGAGTTTTAAGTATGGCCAGCTTTTCTAATACCTCTCTTTATTTTTgtgaaccaattattttttttttgagAACCAATTTTCAGCCAGTCAAGTGTCAAAGCTATTTCCTCTTTCACTATAATTTTGGCAACATTttattccttggtaaagacagatggggTATATTCATTAGTATTTCAGTCATGTCCTCTTTCACCATGCATAGGTTCCCTTTTAGTTCCATAATTGGCCCCAACCCACCTTTTACTATCGTTTTTACTTTTTAATGTGTCGATCGAAGAGTCTTTGATTGCCTTTTATACTAGCTGCCAGGTTCTTCTCTTACACTTTCTTAGCTTCTCTTATTATGTTTTCACCTCCtgaatggtggttagcactgctgcctcacagtgccagggacccgaattcaattccaaccttgggtggctgtgtggagtatgcacattctcactCTGTCTtgcgtgagcttcctccgggtgctccggttttctccgaagtccaaagatgtgcaggttaggtggattggccgtgctaaattgcccctcagtggccaaaaggttagatggggttacagcgatagagagggggtgtggtctttcggagggtcggtgcagactcgcttggccaaatggcctccatctgcactgtagggattctatgattcccaccTGAACTTTCCATgttcagcctggttctcacttgCATTATTAACCTGACATCTGCCATTTTTATATATAGCTAAAAACACTGTttaatttgtcttttctttaatagAATAGTGGCATTGCTGGCAAAGCCataatttattacccatccctatttgcccttgagaatgtggtagtGAACCAACTTCCTgaagcactgcagtccatgtggtgcaagtGCACCCAAAGTGCTTTCACGGAGggcgtttcaggattttgacccagtggcagtaaaTAACAGCGATCTATTTCCAAGCCAGCATGTGGTTTGTAGAGGaatttgcaggcggtggtgtttctACGTGCCTGCTACCCTTATTCTTCTGGGTTGTAGATATCTGTGTTTGGAAGGTGTTTTGCAGGAGGTTTGGCGAGTTGCTACAGTGGATCGTTTTGAACGGACACATTGCAGCTTAATGTTGGCGGTGAACAGAGTGAGTGTTCAAGGTGTGGATGGAGTGTCAATAAAGCTTTTTGCTTTGTCCTCTTTGGTGTTGagtttgagtgttggagctgctctTACTAATGCAAGCGGAGggcattccattacattcctgccttgtgccttatagatgatgaacaagctttggggagttagggggtgagttacttgccacagaattcccatcctctgtcctgctcttgtagctactgcATTTATGTGGCTTGTCCAGTTCCGTTTCAGGATGTTGGTGGTGGGGAATTCAACA
This genomic window from Scyliorhinus torazame isolate Kashiwa2021f chromosome 2, sScyTor2.1, whole genome shotgun sequence contains:
- the LOC140401751 gene encoding SERTA domain-containing protein 2-like, with translation MLAKGLKRKLSDYEENMAGVPGAFDSNPGLPYTLQRQLVLNMCLIKLQSCRMLVEPNLHRSVLIANTVRQIQEEMRQESSHEGSNICNGTSPIPDTFAASQAGIELTGTPSSVQNNSLDLNSSSEFSESQIENSLVVVSDDDMSSAISSILKDLDFMEDISPSPCPISAGEGDISTDISLGDRPHEIKPAETVFGSFEITNSTSYLTDLAFDDIFEDIDTSMYDSDLCLLPLTPARSAPAIVDEVSKPFQLCNSTSVNAIQICRVDLSDLDHIMEILVGS